Proteins co-encoded in one Arachis hypogaea cultivar Tifrunner chromosome 13, arahy.Tifrunner.gnm2.J5K5, whole genome shotgun sequence genomic window:
- the LOC112738124 gene encoding uncharacterized protein, giving the protein MGRGKTELKCLSTEKDRKDRFKTRMKGLESKMKKFSDKCQGSEACLIVYEEGSNAAPMIWPKDSTKVRSLIKKYEAQKNVRPPKIFDLQDFFEHKKTLVEAETLKARKCIYSVKYPTSDLNIHSLDFEQLRMFIGILDNKIGACAERINMLKNSQKVESNFNFGHNVDRYNSQIQPMMPLSYDMGSSSQMGLLSPNPMELMGSNYGLVNCANQFEDSVYSVIQNGALVNSTKVKEPEPMVHYDTNVMEDTTSKKDEEVRLVCTEKTIDKVNSTNQVSEALDWESQFAEAEAWASDFSEFENWMNQQSEHSDWTNLSEFVC; this is encoded by the coding sequence ATGGGCCGTGGAAAAACAGAATTGAAGTGCCTCTCAACTGAGAAAGATCGGAAAGACAGATTCAAGACAAGAATGAAGGGACTAGagagcaaaatgaagaaattttCTGACAAATGCCAAGGATCCGAAGCATGCTTGATAGTTTATGAAGAAGGTAGCAACGCTGCGCCGATGATTTGGCCAAAAGATTCTACAAAAGTCAGGTCCTTAATTAAAAAGTATGAAGCTCAAAAGAATGTGAGGCCTCCTAAGATCTTTGATCTCCAAGACTTCTTTGAGCACAAGAAGACCTTGGTTGAAGCCGAAACTTTGAAAGCGCGAAAATGCATCTACAGTGTCAAGTATCCCACTTCTGACTTGAATATCCATAGCTTAGATTTCGAACAACTGAGGATGTTCATTGGTATATTGGATAACAAGATTGGTGCGTGTGCTGAAAGGATTAACATGCTTAAAAATAGTCAAAAAGTTGAAAGTAACTTCAATTTTGGACACAATGTTGATCGGTACAACTCTCAGATTCAACCTATGATGCCACTTAGTTATGATATGGGTTCTAGTTCCCAAATGGGTCTCCTCAGTCCAAATCCTATGGAATTGATGGGGAGTAATTATGGACTGGTGAATTGTGCTAATCAGTTTGAAGATTCTGTGTATAGTGTTATACAAAACGGTGCTTTAGTAAATTCAACAAAAGTGAAGGAGCCAGAGCCTATGGTTCATTATGACACAAATGTGATGGAGGACACTACTagcaagaaagatgaagaagtcCGTTTGGTTTGTACTGAGAAGACAATTGATAAAGTAAATTCCACAAATCAAGTTAGTGAGGCTTTGGATTGGGAAAGTCAATTTGCTGAGGCTGAGGCATGGGCTAGTGACTTTAGTGAGTTTGagaattggatgaatcaacaaagtGAGCATTCGGATTGGACAAACCTGAGTGAATTTGTATGTTGA